A portion of the Stegostoma tigrinum isolate sSteTig4 chromosome 46, sSteTig4.hap1, whole genome shotgun sequence genome contains these proteins:
- the LOC125449565 gene encoding beta-crystallin B1-like isoform X1 produces MVEYKMKIFEQENFQGRCVEVTGECMNVCDMGFERVGSVRVDCGPWVVYDKCNFSGEMFVLEKGEFPRWDSWSSSYRNEYIMSFRPVCMDPQQHKICLFEMAGFQGRKMEILDDDVPSLSLYGFTNRVGSITVSCGTWVGYEYPGYRGCQFLLEKGEYRHWNQWGAHKPRIQSVRRIRDHHWHTQGCFTITN; encoded by the exons ATGGTGGAATACAAG ATGAAGATCTTCGAACAGGAGAATTTCCAAGGCCGGTGTGTGGAGGTGACTGGAGAGTGTATGAACGTCTGCGACATGGGCTTCGAGCGGGTTGGCTCAGTGCGAGTGGATTGTGGACC TTGGGTCGTATATGACAAATGCAATTTCTCTGGTGAGATGTTTGTATTAGAGAAGGGTGAATTTCCCCGATGGGACTCCTGGTCGAGCAGCTATCGGAATGAATACATCATGTCATTCAGGCCTGTCTGTATG GATCCCCAGCAGCACAAGatctgtctgtttgaaatggcaggATTCCAGGGTCGGAAGATGGAAATCCTGGATGATGATGTTCCAAGTCTGTCTTTGTATGGATTCACCAATCGAGTGGGCAGCATTACTGTGAGCTGTGGCAC GTGGGTAGGTTACGAATATCCTGGTTACCGTGGATGCCAGTTTCTTCTGGAGAAAGGCGAGTACCGACACTGGAACCAATGGGGGGCACATAAGCCTCGGATCCAGTCCGTGAGGCGAATCAGAGACCACCATTGGCACACCCAAGGATGTTTCACCATCACCAACTAG
- the LOC125449565 gene encoding beta-crystallin B1-like isoform X2, with protein MVEYKMKIFEQENFQGRCVEVTGECMNVCDMGFERVGSVRVDCGPWVVYDKCNFSGEMFVLEKGEFPRWDSWSSSYRNEYIMSFRPVCMDPQQHKICLFEMAGFQGRKMEILDDDVPSLSLYGFTNRVGSITVSCGT; from the exons ATGGTGGAATACAAG ATGAAGATCTTCGAACAGGAGAATTTCCAAGGCCGGTGTGTGGAGGTGACTGGAGAGTGTATGAACGTCTGCGACATGGGCTTCGAGCGGGTTGGCTCAGTGCGAGTGGATTGTGGACC TTGGGTCGTATATGACAAATGCAATTTCTCTGGTGAGATGTTTGTATTAGAGAAGGGTGAATTTCCCCGATGGGACTCCTGGTCGAGCAGCTATCGGAATGAATACATCATGTCATTCAGGCCTGTCTGTATG GATCCCCAGCAGCACAAGatctgtctgtttgaaatggcaggATTCCAGGGTCGGAAGATGGAAATCCTGGATGATGATGTTCCAAGTCTGTCTTTGTATGGATTCACCAATCGAGTGGGCAGCATTACTGTGAGCTGTGGCAC TTAA